A window of Salvia splendens isolate huo1 chromosome 8, SspV2, whole genome shotgun sequence genomic DNA:
AGGGTTTGAATTGCGGGTGGATGTGAAGTGACGTGCATATTTTGCTTTTAGGGGAAAACGACAGTGCATGGCGCTTGTGAAGTGACGTGCATATTTCTGCATGAACATTTCacctcaaattaaataaatcttccTTATCCACAACTCTCTCATCTCATTCACCTCTTTCTGCTAAAATAGCACAAACACTTTTTTCTATTAATCCATCGATGGGATGTCACTTGTGTCCATTGGTACTCATGCCACGAGGGAGATGGCCATCCTTTGGCATGGCCCCTCATGATATAACAATAAATTTACAATCATTTCATGTCCTTCGACTTATGTAACAGTTGGAATATTAGAAATGAGCTACTCACCCTTTAAAAGGGTTTATAAGTGGGAGGGttatccatatttttataggtGAGCTAAGATCGTTActaagtcgatgtgggacaagatattaagaattttaacacgccccctcacgtgtgggccgaaatgacacatcggacttccatcacgtgggtaggcaagagaagagataaagagataaaattcATCATCGACTTgagcccgctctgataccatattagaaatgggccactcaccccttaaaaggccttgtAAGGGagagggttatccatacttttataggtgagctaggatcgttaccaagtcgatgtaggacaagatattaagaattttaacatTGAAAAATAACGAAAGCCACTATTTATAAGTGGTTCGGAAGCCCtaacaacataaaaaaatgaaattacgaAAATTTAAAATGTTCGAAAACCAATAAACTGACGAGTTTGCCACTTAAACAATGTTAGATGGCTAAATTACATCGTACATCACACAAATGCAATAAGTTTAACGTATTAACTTATTTTGCAAGTACCATGCAAATTTCAATTCATTTCGACACAATTGATGTTTTCAGCGTCGTCGATGTCGTCTAATTAGTGGAACTGCATCATCCACTACCAATCGTTTTAATAGTGgatgacacaaattttaatactataaaattagaAAAGTGAAAGATATATATAAGAAAAAGTGATGGAAGTATTGTTAATAGGCAATAATATATATTCAAtcacattataaaaaaaacttaaaaaaataaaagaaattagtTTTAGTGGACATGTTAAAATGGAAAAGACAGGactaacataaaaatataaaatataaactatagatataaaaatattaacttGTTATTAAAAATAGTTAGGCTGTTGCtgattttttctaaaaaaattatggCATAAATTGATATTTGCCACCTTCTTTAAGCTCGATTGATTATCTAATAACCACTTAAAATATGTTTCAAGTTcgataacttttttttaaaagcgATATTTTTAATTCACATGAGCGGTTTTTACTTGCATATCTTATGttgtaaaattaattaagaaatatttcacaaaattaaaacatGTCTAAATTGAAGTAGCTATTTCTAGGTTACGTGAACATGAAAAACATCTTATTCATATCCCCACTAAAAGATAAGCTAAGACTTTAGAGGTCCCGCAACTAATACAAGAAAACCAATTCTTTCAAATATTAGGCTTCATTTTCCCAAAAAGTACAAATATTGGaggaaaacaaattaaattgaaaatttcaaaaatataataGAGACATGTTTTTTTGTCGTTTTTTATTCGTCTCAGGCAATTTTAATTTTCCTAAATTGTTTGATTTACgtcttttctattttatatgTTCTTTCACTTTAATTTCAAAGTATTTAGTTTGTTTATTAACAGATTAtctgaaaataaatttattggTGCAAAATAATAGTCTTTAGAAGACAAATAATTGATTAAAGCTTCAATCTCACCCAACTAAAAaagtagtactataaaaattGAGGATTCAATTCAACATATGCCAACTTTAATAATAACAAGTAGACATAATGATAGAAAACATGAGAATGAGTTTATAAATCCCTAGACTCAATATCACAATTTAACTTTAACTTCTGAAAATTGAAGTGAGTTGTGACTCTTCCATGGGCATAATGGGCCGTTGCTTTTCCACATGCATGGGCCGAAACTCGTGGGCCAGAGGTGGTGTGGCCGTTTGGGCTACAATTTACGAGCCTTGTGTATCCAGATGATCACATTTTTGTTTAGAACCGGTTTCAATTCTAGTAATAAGATATATACACAATGTAtcctcttttatttatttagaacTTAGAAGTGCCCTTAAAAAGTTACATTCATGATgcaaaaagatgaaagaaaaggtGAAAGTAGAGAAATAACAAACGGATGAacattaagaaaaagaaaaagaagaaaaggaagaggGATAAGAAGAGAAAGAATGGGAAGATGAAGAAAAGGATGATATGGAGAAGAGAGAAGataaataagagagagagaatgatgaggaagagaaagagggagaagaagaagaagaagaagaagaagaagaagaagaagaagaagaagaagaagaagaagaagaagaagaagaagaagaagaagaggaaggggaagaaaatgaagaagaagaagataaaaatGAGGATAAGAAAGAAGAGGaggagaaaaagaagaagatgaagaggaagagatggaagaagaagaggaaaagaaagggaaaaaaagagaagaatgggagaaaaaaggagaagaagaagaagaaaaagaagaatgagAAGGAGTAGGAGGAGGAGAGAAGGAATgagaagaagaaatagaagaaGAATGAGgaataagatgaaagaaaagaataCGTGGAAAAGGAAGAATATGAATAGGAATAAGAGGTAGAAAAATAGAAAGTAGAAaaagaggaagatgaagaaaataaatatgaaaataaagaGGAAGAGGtagaggaaaaagaagaaatagAGAAAGGTGAAGAGGAGGAAAATGCATAACTGAAAGATGAAGAAGATcaggatgaagaagaagaagcagatgaaCACGAGTAAGAAGAGGAGGAGCAATGTGAAGAAGAGAAAATCtaaaaggaagaaaaaggaCAAGATGCGAAATAGGAAAAGTGGGAAGAGAAAGAAGACGAAGGAGACGAGGAAGAGAGGGTAGAGGATGAAGATGAGAAAGAAGATAGAGCGAAAGAGGAATAGGAATAGGGGAAAGAGAAAGCGGAAGATGTAAAGGAGGAAGatgatgaagaaggagattaGGAAGGAGATGggaaagatgaagaagaagaagagaagaaagtaGATGAAAAAGAGGAAGAGGGAGAAGAGAAAGGAGAATTGGCAGTGGAACAAAGAGATGGGggagatgaagaagaggaagaggaagaggaagaagaggaaggtgaagaagaagaagaagacttcAAACCCAATTGTGATATGCTTAGTAGTTCCTGTGATGTCCGAACCTGCCGCATAATCAAGAGGATATGTTGCTCTTGGTAATAGAGTGATTGATTGTCCCTATTGTGATTAACCAAACCAATTAAGTTAAAATTTAGTAATATCTTAGTGGACTGTAATAAGATCAAGAGAGAACTACATTTTTATTCTCTGAATTTTGCTACAAATATATTTCACCCTAACATGATATTTAATTCTAAATATATGACCATACTATAATGAAACGAATGCAAATCATTACCGTGAAGCCATTTTCTACGGTTGATGTCATGTGATTCCCGTGGCCACTCGAGGCCACGTGCCCTATCAAATAGTAAGGTGGCCTTACTAGTTTCCTGTTAAATAGCCAAATGAAGTTaaaaattttcattctcctTGATTGCAATTTTATCTTGGAGCAAACAGTacaataaaatatgagaaatttTTTGTCCCATTGCCATTTCTCTGAAAAATGTTATTCAAATGATAATACTGTattatcataaattaaaatacgaaaaaagaaaaaaataattatgaattaGCTTATTCGAGAAAGGCCTTGAAATAGAGAGTCCCAAGAAGACCATATTATAGGAGCCCGAACTATATGATTGAATATCTCCTCCTCTATTATCGCATGACAAATGAGAAAACGAACCCAAGAGAAATTAAACCTGGTATAAATAAATTACCTATGACAATGCGAAGAATTGAAGGAGACACCTCCATCCCATGAAGATGGGATAGGTTCTATTCCCTCATCACTGAAACTCTCAGGCCATACTCCTGAAAAAGATGGTTAAGGTTTTCAAGATAGAGCAACATTTTGATGAAGgaagaaggagaaagaaaggCTATATTTCTACCTGTGTTCCAATCCCTCATTGTTGATACCGCTTGTCTCAATAATTCTTCTCCATCGGCCTTCGAAGCATCCCTCTTTGCTTCGAGTAAGGTAATGAAATCCCACGATCTGGTTGTGTGAAGCCTTGGTTTGTTCGGATGGCTATGAAACACTGAAATCACTCCATCCATCTCTGAGATTGTTTGAGCTTCCTGAGGAGTGAGCAACGCGGAGAAGCCATTGATGACATTCTTGTAGCTGTACACCATGCATGATCCAGCCTCCTCTTTGGAGCCTTTCACAAAATGCAAATACGACCGATGAATTTCTTCGATTTCGTGCAAGGTTTTCTCCCCGCTGTGTTGTCCAAGGTATACTATGTAAACCTGGATCAAGactcaaacaaatcatcaagcCTTGAAAACATAGTTAGTTTATTAAGTACCGCTAATAATCAAGATCAAAATTAACCTGGTGGTGAGGAAATGAAGCTTCGACATTGTAAATAAGTAGAACTGCGGCAAGAATAATCAATCGATAATTCATTCTCCTCAAGAATTGCAAATGTTATCTGCAGCTAATTTCTTGCAAATTGTATGAGTTCTCTTCCAAGAATTACAACCGACCAATTCCCTTGACAGCACAGAGATGGTTTTAAACAAAACATGATGGTGTCAGTTGGAATTAACCTGAACTTTCATGGAAATTTCTATCGAAGAGGGATTTATGTCAACGTAGTTGTTACATATAAATAATCGACTAGAACTTGAGTCAATATCGTGTTAGAAGATGAATGGTCCTTGATCAACGTGAAGGATATTTCTTATGAACCCATACCGATTCAAAGTGGCATATTTAATCTGTTTCAAATTCCTTACTCCATACAAATTTTCTTCTTGCATAAAATAATACAATTtgcttataataataataatattattattattattattcgaGTGTGGTGTGCTTTGAAGAAAAATTAGTGTGTAAACCAAATTACGATTCTGAAAATCATGGAAAACCCTAATTTCCACATCGGAGAAACAGCTTTGGGGGAATCCGATTCCGTTTCCGATTCCATTGTCTGTGGTAACAGAGATTCAGGAAACAGAGAAAATCGATTCCGGTGGCTGTGATGGCGATATTGCGAAAATCGATTCCAGTGGCTGTGGTGGCGAGATTGCCAAAATCGATTCCGGTGTCTGTGGTGGCGAGGTTGCGAAAGTCGATTCCGGTGTCTGTGGTGGCGAGATTGCGAAAATTGATTCCGGTGGTGGTTCAGACGAAAAGATAACGGGACAGGTAGAGAAATTCGAAGATAAATAAGGTTTATTTCAGTCCTAAGAAGGAAAGATGGCATTCGAAGATGAAGATTACGATCCTCTATGCAAAGATGAATATTACTCAAGTGATGATGCTGAACCTGGTATGGTGAAGGAGATTGAAAACGATGGTGTGATAAAGTAGATTTAAAAAGATCCTTACAACTGTTCTCAAATACATCAGTCAAGTCCGCAATAGCTTTGTAAGTACATCcgatccaatccaatccaatccgaATATTATGATTGATTGATAATGATATGATGTAGGGTTTTGATGAGGATGTGCGCGTTCCTTCTTGGCTGGTGGATTATCTGAGCTTCATCAATTGTTTTTCCCCTACAGTCGTGATCCAATGTATATGGCAGCAAAGTTTGCAATTGATGAAATCAATGTTGACATGGTATGTTTGTTGATGATCAAATTTGTTTGTTTATGATTGAAACATTTTTGCAGAAAAGCAAAACTTACGAGCTTGTGGAAGTTGCTAAGGCTGTTGTCGTGTACGTCCCACGCTCTCTATTGTTTTTGACTCTTGTTGTAAAAAAagtcgaagaagaagaagaagctgctACTATGACTATCCAAGCAATTGTCCATCGACCCATACCTAACACTTTCGAACTCCATCAGTGGAAGGTTAAACCAGACGCCAGCCCTTGATTCTTCCATCTCTGCGTTTATCCATATTTATGCACTATTATGGTAGTATTAGATATGTTATGTTTGAACAACTCTTGTAGAATCTAATTCAACTTGTTATCTGAATTATGCTGTCTTGTCTACCAATTCAAGAATATTTGAGTTAATTCATTTACCTTTTAAACAGAATGTTAGAGTAATGGTGCTTTAGTGAAGTCTGGAGTCCACTTACTAAAATCAATCAATTGGTCTTACCTTGACAGGTTTTCTTTACAAAGTGTAAGTTGGACTCTTTCTTCATCCACGGTGAAACAATCAATTTACTAAAATCAATATTCTGGACAtatgaagtactccctccgtccggcatTAGGAGTACCGGTTGAGTTGGgtgcggattttaagaaatgtttgaAGTAATAATTGAGGTGTGTGATAATGGAATATGAGACTcatttgcattattatttgctttattctttggatgtgtttttacttgtgctttttagtgttttattttataatatttttatttcactttttatggaaatgtctaaccgggactcctaatgccggACGAATGAAAATGATCAACCGGTACTCCTAatgccggacggagggagtagcaaaTCTATCTTTTCAAATATTCTAAGGAGACTATTTTAAGATTGAGTGTTAATTTAATCTCGAAACTAAATATTGATAGGACTATATAAGTTCTATCATAAAATATGTCACGATTGAGCAATTAATTAAGTCGAAAATTAAGGGCGCTAGagtataaaacaaattaatttaacctatattaatatattatcaagCAATGGAGTATATATAGACGGACGACGGGAAATATTTTAGCAATCAATCAAACCATACTAGAATGACACATATCAATTCATAAAGatatatattatgcattaagGTTGGTAACcacaaaatcatgctaagacaAAGTCTACCAAATAATGAAAAGTAGTAATATAAGACACAAAGACTATGGATAATCTACCTTTGGTGTCGAACATGCTCAGAATTAGTAGAAGTTGTAATCGAAAGGTCCATATTTATGGCTATAATAGTCGTGTACGTAATGTTCAAAGCAAAAGGCAAAAGGAGCAAACGGATCGCCGCCATCGCAATTAGGCCACGGTACATCACTAACAAAGTCATTAGGGAGTTTAAGATGTTTAATTTTCTGACATCTTTTCCCCAAATCCActtcaagatcaagatcaaaaCATCGCCGATATCAAGTGATTCGAGACCCGGGCAACCGTTCAGGATGACTTCGAGTCCTTCATTTCCCATATAATGTGCAAATACATGAAGATGCTGCAGACTAGGCATGCTTTTGCTGATTGCACGAGCAAACAGATTCCGACAATGTCCTTCAATATAACCATCTTCTCTGTATGTCCGAAGCTTGCACTTATATCCATTGCACGAGAATGATTTCAGCATTGGACAAGATTTTCCAATTATTTCAATGTCGCAAGCACCAATCCCTGATCTAAGAGTAAGGTGCAATTCTTCCAAATGTGGAAGTTTCGCCACCATTTTACGTGCACAACATCCCGATATGAAAAAGCAAGTTCCAAGTTTAATGCGTTTGAGATTTGGTGATCTGTCAAACAACAACAATAGATTAGACCAGTTTGTACATGGAGCAAGACTTGTTAACCCAAAAATGGCTTACCGATGGACGATGTAGTCCAAGAGTGCATCGTTGCCGAAGTACTGAATGGCGAGGTCTACCAATTGTCCCTGGCGGCGGCACATGACATTGTAGTAATCGTTGAAAATCCCCTGCCTAGGGTTGGAGAAATCGATGACTCTCCACGAGGCGGGATCCTTGCAAACCTTCCACCAAGTAGAATATTGGTCGTTACGTCCCCAGGGAGTTCGATCCACGGTGGCAGAGGAGACGAGGATGAAGCAACTACAGGAGATGTTGGCGAGCGAATTTTGGTAGTTTTGATCTTCATCCATTGGAGCCAGTGTGCGGCTTTGCCTTCCATGCATAGATCCATTAAGCGGTCTCGCTAGTCGCGAGGGGTGGCGTAGAAGTCGTGGATGTTGGTGTAGAGGCAGGAAGCAGCGGGGTCGGTGGTGCCATTGAATTTGGGGAGTGGGGGGCCTGGGAGAGAACCGACGACGGTGACGAAGAAGGGAGGAGGAGGTGGGTTGCGAGGGATGGAGCCCGGTGGAGGGCGGACGTGAGGGTTGTTTTTGAGAGGAGTGGCGTGACAGAATGAGAATAGTTCATCAAATGGTGGAAGACTAGGCTTGGTGCAATGAGATTTGGAATGTGTTGTTGTGGACATGGCAATGGAGTAATACTAACACCAGTGATAATAAGGAAGGAGAAAAACACAACTGATATTTATTGTGGAGAGCAAATTATCTCTGTTAGAGTAAATAGGAGGAATAGGCGCGATTTTAGGAACAATTAGCAAATtctgttttttttgttaattaattgattatcCTTCACTGCAATATGGTTAATAGTTAATGGTATTTTATACGGAGTACTGTATTTGTAGATGATCATCAATGATAATATTAAGTGTTTATATCTATCTAAGGTCTGATTAAATCccaaaatataaaacaatacATTATAAATCTGAAAATAATAAAGAATTAAATCAAAGGTAAAGCGCCTATATAAACTGTAAAAAACACACAGAGTCATTGATATTGTAGAATAATATTTCTCGAACGTGAAAAAGTTTATAGACAACTCCTTGCAAGGCAAATACTATGCCACTTTAAATCGAATAACATATTCCACTATTAAGGCGAACACACAACGTTTACATAGACTATTTGATAGGCCAGTTTTCGTCACTCGGAAACAATCACTTTTCGCACTTATTAGTTGAATATTTGCAAGAAAAAAGATGCTTTTTGACAGGGTATGGATCATTAAGTTCGGAAGCTACTCAACCGGTCAACGCCCGAATCAAATAGCCGCAATTTTCGAACTTATTAAGGAACAAAGTGTCACATAATTAGCACGCTTTATGGGACCATGGGGATGATCAAATTTGATTGAAAGAGAAGGTTTGTAATTGCAGTTGAAAATGCATTCAATCATAATCAATAATTtgttattatcatttttttgatgaaaatcataatcaatcaattaaatagtagtagtacaaaAACTACACAACCCCATACCTCATGAGCCAAAGTCAGAATTGTGTTTCAACTTCAACCACCCCCCTATTGCTCTTTGCCTACCTTTCAATTTTCACAATCTAGACAAAACACAACATGATGAATTCTTGCTTCTTTTTCTCCTTATTACCTTCTACACTTGTATCAATTAATCATCATAATTAATCTACCATGCCAACCACAAATAATGAAACTAATAATGATAACTCAAAATCTTGCTATGATTTTTAACCTTTTAGTATCTTCATGGCTGACAAGCTGTTAGTTCCTTTAGCAATTCCACGACCTCGGTCGATGATCCCAGAAGATATCTTGCGCTGGAACGTTTCCTCCCCACCGCGCATGAGAAATAATTCTCTCCCCTGAGATCAAGAACTGATGAGCCCTCGTGTACGGTCATTCTCTCGCGCATACGAGACCACCAGTTCCCGTTCCCTAGGAAACTGTTGGCTCGTGTATCCGGAGACGGGATAGGCAAAGGAGCTTTGCGGCAGAATGCA
This region includes:
- the LOC121746084 gene encoding subtilisin-like protease SBT5.6 produces the protein MESETESDSPKAVSPMWKLGFSMIFRIVYIVYLGQHSGEKTLHEIEEIHRSYLHFVKGSKEEAGSCMVYSYKNVINGFSALLTPQEAQTISEMDGVISVFHSHPNKPRLHTTRSWDFITLLEAKRDASKADGEELLRQAVSTMRDWNTGVWPESFSDEGIEPIPSSWDGGVSFNSSHCHR
- the LOC121746085 gene encoding putative F-box/LRR-repeat protein 9, whose protein sequence is MDEDQNYQNSLANISCSCFILVSSATVDRTPWGRNDQYSTWWKVCKDPASWRVIDFSNPRQGIFNDYYNVMCRRQGQLVDLAIQYFGNDALLDYIVHRSPNLKRIKLGTCFFISGCCARKMVAKLPHLEELHLTLRSGIGACDIEIIGKSCPMLKSFSCNGYKCKLRTYREDGYIEGHCRNLFARAISKSMPSLQHLHVFAHYMGNEGLEVILNGCPGLESLDIGDVLILILKWIWGKDVRKLNILNSLMTLLVMYRGLIAMAAIRLLLLPFALNITYTTIIAINMDLSITTSTNSEHVRHQR